The Hymenobacter sp. GOD-10R genome includes a window with the following:
- the fahA gene encoding fumarylacetoacetase has product MLSANNPDLRSWIDIATTSHFPIQNLPFGVFETPERGPRVGVAIGDYVLDLYALSQRGFFDDLDLGPHEPKMFRRRSLNSFIAQGRTTWRAVRQRASELLRHDNPVLRDDETMQACLVRQRDVQMLRPVRPGNYTDFYSSLEHAANVGRLFRDPTNPLPPNWRHLPIGYHGRASSIVVSGTEVRRPNGQRKAPDAVAPTFGPSQQLDFELEMAFISGRTTELGHPVPVQHAEDAIFGLVLFNDWSARDIQSWETTPLGPFLGKSFASSISPWVVTLDALEPFRVAGPVQEPEPLLYLRTIDPHHFDIQLEVKIQPADGPATVVTHSNSRHLYWSMAQQLAHQTSNGCNLQVGDLYASGTISGPTPDSLGSLLELTLAGTRPVPLSEGTERGFLLDGDTVIMCGYAEKDGLRIGFGEVSGTVLGTL; this is encoded by the coding sequence ATGCTCTCCGCCAACAATCCTGACCTCCGCTCCTGGATCGACATTGCCACTACCAGCCACTTTCCTATCCAAAACTTACCTTTTGGCGTGTTTGAAACCCCGGAGCGCGGCCCGCGCGTGGGCGTAGCCATTGGCGACTACGTGCTGGACCTGTACGCACTGAGTCAGCGCGGCTTCTTCGACGACCTCGACCTAGGTCCGCACGAGCCTAAGATGTTTCGCCGCCGCTCGCTGAACAGCTTCATTGCCCAAGGCCGCACGACGTGGCGGGCGGTGCGCCAGCGGGCCAGCGAGCTGCTGCGCCACGATAACCCCGTCCTCCGCGACGACGAGACCATGCAGGCTTGTCTCGTGCGCCAGCGCGACGTGCAAATGCTACGCCCCGTGAGGCCCGGCAACTACACCGATTTTTATTCTAGCCTGGAGCACGCCGCCAACGTCGGCCGCCTCTTCCGCGACCCCACGAACCCATTACCGCCCAACTGGCGCCATTTGCCTATCGGCTACCACGGCCGGGCCAGCAGCATCGTGGTATCGGGCACCGAGGTGCGGCGGCCGAACGGGCAGCGCAAAGCTCCCGACGCCGTGGCACCTACGTTCGGCCCGTCGCAGCAACTAGATTTCGAGTTGGAGATGGCCTTCATTTCGGGGCGGACCACGGAGCTAGGGCACCCGGTGCCAGTTCAGCACGCCGAAGATGCCATTTTTGGGCTAGTGCTGTTCAACGACTGGAGCGCCCGCGACATTCAGAGTTGGGAAACCACGCCCCTGGGTCCTTTCCTAGGTAAAAGCTTCGCGAGTAGCATTTCACCGTGGGTGGTTACGCTGGACGCGTTGGAGCCGTTCCGCGTCGCGGGGCCGGTGCAAGAGCCCGAACCGCTACTCTACCTGCGCACTATCGATCCGCATCATTTTGACATTCAGCTGGAAGTGAAAATTCAGCCTGCCGACGGCCCTGCCACGGTCGTCACCCATTCCAACTCCCGGCATCTGTATTGGAGCATGGCCCAGCAGCTCGCTCACCAAACTAGCAACGGCTGCAACCTGCAAGTCGGTGACCTATATGCCAGCGGCACGATCAGCGGCCCCACCCCCGATTCGCTCGGCTCTTTACTGGAGCTTACCCTAGCCGGCACTCGGCCGGTGCCCTTGTCGGAGGGCACGGAGCGCGGCTTCCTGCTCGACGGCGACACGGTAATCATGTGCGGCTACGCTGAGAAGGATGGGTTGCGCATTGGCTTTGGGGAAGTCAGTGGCACGGTGCTAGGTACGCTGTAG